The segment GCGGTCTCCACCCCGGACTCCAAGCTGCGCGACTCCCGCTACATCGGCATCCCGCTGCGCCGCACCATCGCCACCCTGGACCGCGGCACCGTCCGCCCGGAGGCCCGGCACCACTTCGGCCTCGACCAGCGGCTGCCCACCCTGCTGGTCTCCGGCGGCTCGCAGGGCGCCCGCCGGCTGAACGAGACGGTGCAGGCGATCGCGCCCCGGCTCCAGCAGTACGGCGTGCAGATCCTGCACGCGGTCGGCCCGAAGAACGAGCTGCCGACCATCGACGACATCCCCGGCATGCCGCCGTACCGGGCGCTGCCGTACCTGGACCGGATGGACCTGGCCTACGCGGCGGCCGACATGATGCTCTGCCGGGCCGGCGCGATGACGGTGGCCGAGCTGGCCGCGGTGGGCCTGCCGGCCGCGTTCGTGCCGCTGCCGATCGGCAACGGCGAGCAGCGGCTGAACGCCCAGCCGATGGTGAAGGCGGGCGGCGGCCTGCTGGTCGACGACGCCGAGCTGACCCCGGACTGGGTGCTGAAGAACGTGCTTCCGGTGCTGACCGATCCGGCCCGGCTGTGGGAGATGTCGCGCGCGGCCGCCGAGTTCGGCCGCCGGGACGCCGACGACCTGCTGGTGCAGATGGTGTACGAGGCGATCGAGGCCGCCCGCGGCGGCCGCCGCCGTGGCTGACGAGGAGTACGAGGAGGAGCTGGGGGAGGAGGGCGGCCCCGCCCGCCCGCCCCGGCTCCGCCTGTCCCGCCGGGGCGTCGCGGTGCTGGCCGCGCTGGGCGCGCTGGTGGCGGGGGCGCTCGGCTGGACGGTGTTCTTCTCCTCCGCCCTGGACGTCCGGGGGGTGGCCGTCCAGGGCCTGGACTCGGGCCGGCTGACCCAGCAGGACGTCGAGCGGGCGCTCGGCGGCACCGCCCGCGGCCCGCTGGCCCGGGTCGACCTGGACGAGGCCCGGGCCGAGGTGGCGAAGGTGCCCCGGGTGGCTCGGGCCGAGGTCTGGCGCGGCTGGCCGCACACCCTGCGGGTGAAGGTCACCGAGCGCCGCCCGGTGGCGGCGATCCAGCACGAGGGCGGCGGCTTCGTCCAGGTCGACGCGGACGGTGTGGAGTTCGCCACCGAGCCGCAACCCCCCGCCGGCGTCCCGGTGGTGGCGCTCGACCTGAGCGGGCCCGCGCAGGACGCGCTGTCCGTGATCGACCGCCCGGCCCTGGTCCGCGCGGCGATCACGGTGGCGGCCGGCCTGCCGCCGGAGGTGGCGCAGCAGGCCGGTTCGCTCACGGTCCACTCCTACGACGACATCCGGCTGAAGCTGGCCTCCGGCGCGACGGTGCGCTGGGGCAGCGCGCAGGACACCGGTCGGAAGGCGAAGGTGCTGACCGCCCTGCTCGGTCGGAAGGCGTCGAATTACGACGTGAGTGCGCCGGATGCCCCGGCGGTGTCCGGCTGATCCGGTAAGTTCTGTTGCCGGGGGCGGTATTGACGGAGCCACGGCTCCGGTCCGACCCTTGGTGGTCACCCCGGTTTCACCGTGGGGTCGATGATCACATAGGCTCAAAAGAAAAAGGGAAGCTCGGCGTGTTCGTTGAAACGCGCGCCGGTTGCGACCTACTGTCCTGTGTCAACGAGCTGTGCTCGACACCGAGGTGACACGGGCACAGCCATAACCCTCAACCTCAAGTTTAGGGTTCGGGTTGGAACCACGTGCTTCCCACCCATCGACATCCGTCGGCCTTCACAATCCAGGGGAGCCGACCCGGAAATTCGAGGCGAGAGGCCCCGACGTGGCAGCACCCCAGAACTACCTCGCGGTCATCAAGGTCGTCGGCATCGGCGGCGGCGGAGTCAACGCCATCAACCGGATGATCGAGGTCGGCCTCAAGGGCGTCGAATTCATCGCGATCAACACCGATGCCCAGGCGCTGCTGATGAGCGACGCCGACGTGAAGCTCGACGTCGGCCGCGAACTCACCCGCGGCCTCGGCGCCGGCGCCAACCCCGAGGTCGGCCGGAAGGCGGC is part of the Kitasatospora cineracea genome and harbors:
- a CDS encoding cell division protein FtsQ/DivIB translates to MADEEYEEELGEEGGPARPPRLRLSRRGVAVLAALGALVAGALGWTVFFSSALDVRGVAVQGLDSGRLTQQDVERALGGTARGPLARVDLDEARAEVAKVPRVARAEVWRGWPHTLRVKVTERRPVAAIQHEGGGFVQVDADGVEFATEPQPPAGVPVVALDLSGPAQDALSVIDRPALVRAAITVAAGLPPEVAQQAGSLTVHSYDDIRLKLASGATVRWGSAQDTGRKAKVLTALLGRKASNYDVSAPDAPAVSG
- the murG gene encoding undecaprenyldiphospho-muramoylpentapeptide beta-N-acetylglucosaminyltransferase — encoded protein: MHVVLAGGGTAGHIEPAMALADALRRHDPSVGITALGTERGLETRLVPERGYELALIPAVPLPRKPTPELITVPGRLRGTVRAAQEVIERVNADAVVGFGGYVAMPAYLAAKRAGVPIVVHEANARPGLANKIGARYSDFVAVSTPDSKLRDSRYIGIPLRRTIATLDRGTVRPEARHHFGLDQRLPTLLVSGGSQGARRLNETVQAIAPRLQQYGVQILHAVGPKNELPTIDDIPGMPPYRALPYLDRMDLAYAAADMMLCRAGAMTVAELAAVGLPAAFVPLPIGNGEQRLNAQPMVKAGGGLLVDDAELTPDWVLKNVLPVLTDPARLWEMSRAAAEFGRRDADDLLVQMVYEAIEAARGGRRRG